Proteins from a single region of Ziziphus jujuba cultivar Dongzao chromosome 1, ASM3175591v1:
- the LOC125420690 gene encoding allantoinase: MDNLLQWRLFPLLTLLASLVVFFYVQNRSKLPEKSCSLLPYQHYWIASKRIVTPQGVISGAVEIQAGKIVSIVKEDQKRPSSKLGHVIDYGEAVVMPGLIDVHVHLDDPGRTEWEGFPSGTKAAAAGGITTLVDMPLNNFPSTVSRETFELKIQSAKERIYVDVGFWGGLVPENAFNKSALEDLLNAGVLGLKSFMCPSGISDFPMTNTSHIKEGLSLLAKYRRPLLVHAEIEQDPISNLGLEDGDDDARSYSTYLKTRPPSWEEAAIRELLTVTKDTRIGGSAAGAHLHIVHLSDSSSSLNLIKEAKNGGDSVTVETCPHYLAFSAEEIQDGDTRFKCSPPIRDAANKEKLWDALLEGHIDMLSSDHSPTLPELKLLDDGDFLRAWGGISSLQFILPVTWSYGKKYGVTLEQLASWWGERPAKLAGQESKGSIAVGNLADVVVWEPEVEFDLDNDYPVYLKHPGISAYMGRKLYGKVSATFVRGNLVYEEGKHASAACGVPILAK; the protein is encoded by the exons ATGGATAATCTGCTTCAATGGAGGCTATTCCCTCTGCTGACACTGCTTGCTTCTCTTGTCGTCTTCTTCTATGTCCAAAATCGTTCTAAG CTCCCTGAAAAAAGCTGCAGTCTGCTTCCTTACCAACATTACTGGATAGCAAGCAAGCGCATTGTAACACCTCAAGGGGTTATATCTGGAGCAG TTGAAATACAGGCCGGGAAGATCGTCTCCATTGTTAAAGAAGACCAAAAGCGTCCAAGTTCCAAGTTGGGGCATGTAATTGATTATGGAGAGGCTGTTGTCATGCCTGGCTTGATTGATGT GCATGTACACCTTGATGATCCTGGAAGAACAGAGTGGGAAGGATTTCCTTCAGGAACTAAAGCAGCTGCTGCTG GTGGAATAACAACATTGGTTGATATGCCTTTGAACAATTTTCCCTCAACTGTGTCTAGGGAAACTTTTGAACTCAAG ATTCAGTCTGCAAAAGAGAGGATTTATGTAGACGTTG GTTTCTGGGGTGGTCTTGTTCCTGAAAATGCATTTAACAAATCTGCTCTAGAGGATCTCCTAAATGCTGGTGTCCTTGGTTTAAAG TCTTTTATGTGTCCCTCTGGCATCAGTGATTTTCCTATGACAAACACCAGTCATATTAAG GAGGGACTGTCTCTATTGGCAAAATATAGAAGACCTTTACTTGTACATGCAGAGATTGAACAAGATCCTATCAGCAACTTGGGACTTGAAGATGGCGATGATGATGCTCGCTCCTATTCGACTTATCTCAAGACTCGGCCACCTTCAtg ggAGGAGGCAGCTATTAGGGAGCTCTTGACAGTGACAAAGGATACAAGGATTGGTGGCTCAGCAGCAGGAGCTCATCTTCACATTGTTCACTTGTCTGATTCAAGTTCTTCCTTAAATCTTATTAAG GAAGCAAAAAATGGAGGTGATAGTGTAACTGTTGAGACTTGCCCCCACTATTTAGCTTTCTCAGCTGAAGAGATTCAGGATGGAGATACTCGTTTCAAATGTTCTCCGCCCATCCGTGATGCAGCCAACAAAGAGAAGTTGTGGGATGCTCTGTTG GAAGGACATATTGATATGTTAAGTTCTGATCATTCCCCAACCTTGCCGGAGCTTAAGCTCCTCGATGATGGTGACTTTTTGAGGGCTTGGGGTGGAATATCATCTTTGCAG TTTATTCTTCCAGTAACGTGGTCATATGGGAAGAAATACGGAGTAACTCTGGAACAGTTAGCTTCATGGTGGGGTGAGAGACCTGCCAAGCTTGCTGGACAAGAATCAAag GGGAGCATTGCAGTTGGAAACCTTGCAGATGTGGTTGTCTGGGAACCTGAAGTGGAGTTTGACCTCGATAATGACTACCCTGTATACCTTAAGCATCCG GGTATCTCAGCCTACATGGGAAGAAAGCTGTATGGAAAAGTTTCAGCAACATTTGTGAGAGGAAACCTTGTGTACGAAGAGGGGAAACATGCTTCTGCTGCCTGCGGTGTTCCAATCCTCGCAAAATAA